acgcacccacagtttGAGGTTTGACACTCTTCCTCATCCCCAGGTGACCCGATTGCAGACGTCTTTGCAATCCGTACAACCTCGAATAGTTGCATCATGGCTCTGGCTGACGGGGTTGGATGGGGACAGGGAGCCCGGACGGCAGCAAGATGCGCCGTCAAGGGTTCCATGGAATACATGTGGGTAACACTTCGGGCAAAGAAGACGTCGTTTACCACAATAGATGTCTTTAAGGTGAGAAAAAGAGCGAGGCACAGATGGGTGAAGATGTTAATATTCATACTGACAGTCAGTTGTCGTCGTCGCTGTCGCTGAGTGACCATGACGAACTTGGGACAGTGGCACCTCAGCAGACTGCTTCTGATCAGCCCGTATCTTTCTTCTACTCACAGTCCTGGTTGCTCTAGATTtcctatataataatataataatgctAAATTGTGAGCATATAAAGCAATTCTATTTGAGATCGTGTATAATGACCAGATATTCAGCCATGGAGGTTTttcccttcctccatgatttagCTTACAGTTATTCGGTCAATAATGATTGTTCTGATTCCCATGATCCCAGTCGctgttttaatgattttaaacGCTAAGCCACCGTCATTGTTCGTCCCGTTCAGCATCATGTCACCCTGATTCCCATTACCCAGTCGCTGTTTTTTAAATGCTAATCAGTCACCGCCATTGTTCCTCCCATTCAGCACCACCATGCCACCCTCTCCCATCCTGCTAATCTTGTGTGTTCAAGCACATATTCTTAGAGCGACATGGTGGGCTTTCCGCACTGTTGTCCTAAGGTCCTTTTTAAAACTGTTCCCATATAAAAACATATGTTTTTcgtaaaacaaacaacttaccaCAATTTAGCTCTCGTACGCTGCATTTTTCTGACCAATTCATCATAATTTATTTCAGTGCATGAGGGACTCGTTGGACAGAGCCCAAGAATGTAttttatctcaaaatggctgcctGACAACACTATGTCTTGCCGTAGTTGCTGATATTATATCAGAGGACACCAAATCTCAAAAGGCTGTATGTGTAGTTAGTGTTGGAGACAGCCTGGCTTTCGTCCGCAGTCAAAAGCACGGGGTCAAGGAAGTTACAATCGGTTAGTAAAAACTTGCTGagaaaaattgttattaataattagTCAACTCACTTGTGTCATACTCTTGGATCGCGTGTCGCACTATTGTTTTAGgctagtcttaggagatataATCAATACTTAAGGTTAGTCCTAAATtataacttgtcctaactcaagagATAGTCTTAACTTATTGTAGAATCGAGTCCACCCCTGGTCAATTTAACCGGGCAGAAGTGCAATGGGTCGAGTAAACTATACCCATGGTCGGGTTAAGGTACCCGGGAGGGAAACTTTCTGATTGGTTGTCTGCATTGGACTTAAATAATGATCAAAAGACTCATTTACTCGGTTAGTTTTACACACAAAGTCCAAAGCGACCACAGCTGAATTGATATATATGAACGATCTTGGTTTGGGGTCTAGTAGGCCCCACTGTGCATTGTGGGCCCTCTACTACGACCTGACTCCCAAAGGGTGAGCGGGTCTCGTTTGACGTTGCCGCAAGAggctcaacaaaataaaaattatagtCTACACTTCCTGAGggtcagaattttttttaaccggGACTTTTTAGTGTACAGCTTGTTTCAATTTTAGCCAAAACAACACGCTGTTTTGTAATCACATTGTGTGTCGTATTATTTGATTGCGGATTTACCCCTTCTCAGAAGTAGCCTAACCGTATTatcggggcccaattttatagcgctgctaagcacaaaaagttgcttagcatgaaatttcttccttgataaaaacagggttaccaaccaaatttccatttgttgcatattactTGTTACTGGTTATCAGCTAtcgtttgcttatcctgaaaatcacgtggaaatttggttgataatcctgtttttatcaaggaagaaatgttcatgctaagcaaagttgtgtgcttagcagctctatgaaattgggcccaggttgatGTCAcaagtttcaaacacttttggACTGGTGTGCAAAGTTTTAACTTTATTCTTTTGATTGTGACATGTGTTTTCTTTCTAAACAGCGACTAGGGAGTACAACACCCACCGGAATATTCGGTTCTGTGACGGTGCCCTCGGGCCATGCGTTGGCGAAGAACCAGACCTAACCAACCTCACCTTTTCCTACACAACCGCCGAAGAGGGCGACATTGTATTCCTCACATCAGATGGGGTATCTGATAACTTTGACCCTGTCATAGCGCGGAAGGCAGTGGCAAACACCGACTTCAAATCGAGGAAGAGCAGAGCCGAGTCGATCTTTGGTGAGGACCTTTGGGAGGCTGGATCCTGGTCGATGCCTGCTATCTCACCCATGGAGAGGCAAGCTGGGATGACGCAATCGATGGAGGTAATCATCCGTGACTCGGTCATCCCTAGTGAGGACCCATTTTCCGCCTCCAATCTCTGCTCTAAACTACTTGACCACGTAGTGAAGTTAACCGAGAAAAAACGCGATGCCCACGAAGCGACAAATCGTATCGTGGGTGCGTGTGAAAGTGAGAAACTGGACTCGAGCACCGTGACGACCGGGAAGGAAGCCCTCTATCGACTCTCCAGAAACCACCCCGGCAAGTTGGACCACGCCACGGTAGTGGCATACGTGGTGGGACACCCAAGTTCACCCGAGTCTGAAGGACAACCACAGGCTTCGAGAAGGAGCATAGAAATGATGGTTGAGGGAGACTTTATGCAGCATATCCCTTCGAATCAATTCGATCTTCTTGGGGGAAATCCACATATTGGGGGCTTGATTTCCCTCATGGATTGAAACAAGGTCTCAGTTGACCCAAAAAGCCGTTTTAAATGGTTTCATTATAACCGTATAGCATTCTAAACTTTGACAGTGATTATTGTAATAATGGGCGTATACCTGTTGAAACTGAGGAGTTGAACAAACAAGGTTCAGGTGTGCTTAAACTGGCTGTATCTTTAAAGTAACGTCGCGTGACGTGGTTGATGGTAaagtgacgtcacaaaatgtcaCGTTTGTGAACGAAACACAGCTACTCCTTGTAAAGATTTAACGTACGTCGCGTGATGTTACAATAAAGACTTGGCAAATGTTGGGCGTAACACAACATTTATGTTGAAACACTTCATATTCACACTATGTCCCAGTTCATGGCCGCTGCGTGTGGTCTAAATGCATCAGTAGTTCAGAATCATCAGactgccggtgtcgcatgcaattatgtcctctatgcagtACTATCCTggggacattattgcataatgcaataatgtccgccggacggttttgcatatgcaatcgtgtccgcccggacgctgctgcatgaTGCAATTGTGtgcgcccggacacatttgcatatgcagttgtgtccgtccccgtgcaaaaccgtccttgcagtaaactaaacgcccttggtcgacggaacacgttcgccttTTATTTACAAGCTAAGtacatgtcatgaatgacatgggaaatgttcggccattgcatgggtattcgctgcaatcataaaatacgtgaatattgcTGCGTATACGTGGGTTccgtgcatgcacgctcgcttacgcacgcacatacatgtacagtcatgtacatgtttacCGGACGGTtcttgcatagccccggacacggttgcatatgcaaaagtgtccggagcggacggtattgcatggcggacacaattgcgtCTGACACCGGCCGTGTTAAACGACACAGACATTTTGCGCTTGCAGCCATTGAAACTTGAGCCACTTAAACATAATTGCTTATAATCAAAAAGATGGGGAGTGTGAATTCGTATTTTTTGTGACACTATGTCCCACCAATATTCTCAACTTAAAGTCAATCTATACGGTTTTTACTATATCGGGTCCAACCCCGCACTGGTTCaattgattagcttccccgggtcgaccatGGCGTACTCTTCCAGGTGAGCCCCTCTGACATGGGCCGACTGAAAGTCAACTTGTCCAGCATTCACACCAATTGGGACAGCCAACCGAAACTACTTTCATTGTAGCTTTCGCGGATTCACAACAAGATCGTATAAGATAATTATTAAGTAAAAACTGCAACGTTAATTATTTTACAATCCTATGTCTATACAACAGATAACGCGTGTTTGATTAACAAACATCTCACTTATCATAGTTGCTGTTTGAGGTTAAAACGGGTGTCAAACTTCCTGAAAATGTCCCGAAATACTAACAAATTAGTGGCAATGGGAAGGTTTTTCGTCGTGATGTCATGCACCTTAGTCAGAGTACTGCCTGGCCCACAAGCAGGGTCTACTTGGTCTGACCCGGGTGAGTCACAACAATGACGTCGAAGATATTCAAACGCACTGGGCTCAGACCCGGGtcaacccggggaagctaatcgagtGCACCATTAATATAAAATATGTCATTGGCTGAGTGTAGGTTCAACTATAAGTACTAATTTTAATGACTTTCGTTAACTTTGCTGAAAGCTTCTAGAGGCACCGGACaccatgcatgaaataaaaaaataaaaagctgtgaacattttgactcaattggttgtcgaagatgcgagagaataatggaagaaaaacaccattgtcgcacaagttgtgtgctttgcttGAAGTcgagctgaggtctcgaattcaattcaaaattattttagttagaaattacttctttttcgaaaactatacacgttacttcagagggagccgtttctcacaatgttttatactatcaacagctctccattgctcgttaccaagtaattttgtttgataacaattattttgagtaattactaatagtgtacagtgcctttaagcatataAAACACCtttaggttttctcggtcaaattcggcaaatgagcagtcaatttaattttcattcgttcgaattaaagctgttttgctttaattattccagttgttactgcgtatcaaattcagaattcggccattcaatttcgttttgggtcgagacaaattccttaagcactctgttcaatttagcgtagcgtcattctttttcgtgacacacacgcctcaagaagcgtctgcgaatttgaatgctgctttgatgaattgttaaattgaatgattattttgttaattcgaatgacgcaacattacatttgactaattcCAAAACGAAAtagaatgacccttttgagtagcattcgattttgcgcgaaatagaatagcttggtggttaacttggctgctctttttccgaaattgaccgagaaaacctatattagaaAGGGGCATTCGTTATCTAAAATAAGTTGTAATGTTTATCTCGCTTATATTATTGCAACACACAGGAAGAAATTATATGTTGTAAGATCGTCACCGAGTGAAATGATTTCGGCTACGACTGCGGCCTCTGGCTGCAGATGCAACGTAGAAAGATATGCTTATGCGTTTGCagtgatctagccatagccgtagcgaAGCCATTAATTCGGTCACATCATAAAGATGGGTAAATCTGAAGTAAAGATTGAATGTTGGGATTGGGATGTTATTAATAAGTCAATTATATCTTTTATAAACCTTTACAAAATCTCGTATTATAAGAGGAGGATGTTTGGTATTGATTTCAGGAAGTCTTCAATTTAATAGACCTACAATGTAACACTATCTAGTGTTCGAAGACGATttgaatgttattattttttttttaagttaaggttttgtttttccataGGATTATAAAATGACTCGTAAAAGGCGCTGGCATGTTTGGTAAATTGaaaaataccagtattctctcttggtgtatcccaacacatgaaaatttgggctcaattggtcatcaaaattgcaagataataatgaaaggaaaaacatacCCGTTGCATTACTACGGTGTGCTTCAGATGCAGTCTTTGATAATTTTAGTGAGTAATTACTTCCTCCTCGaaaactatacttcagagggagtcgtttctcaaaatgttttacttatCAACATCTCACAATTGCtagttaccaaataagtttttatgctaacaaccgTTTGggcaattaccagtagtgtccagtggctttaacatAACGATTCAACAGGGCCTATGCCGTTTTTACCGAAGCGTGATTGTGCTATATGtgatttgaaaccttgcatcAACATCAAGGAAACTATTAAATCCCATTAACTGTGCCGTATGTTCTTATATTGCAGTTTcgtgtttgtttaaataaaggAATATTATGTTACTCCTTCCCTataatgttatttttaaaatactttttgagaaatggtggacactatagagTGCACTGTAGGATATAGGTATACGGACAAATCTACCGTAaccaccaaaatggcggacaCCACCAATAATTACATGCCAATATATGGATGCACTGGTTAAGTTGGAAACCTCATTTCAATATACCATTATCATGCTGCACCAATTCTGGTCTTAGAGCAATAacgaatgctaataatcattttgcaaatagtaACCAGACTATTAAGTtattccagcctcggtttggcaACATTGATGTTAATGGGGGGTATTCAAGATGCCCAGCTAACACACGACCTTACTGCAACGTTGCCTGCAGGTTgcggtttcgtcatgttacctAGTAACGTTCACACAATGTTGCAacaacgttaaatggtgacgttgtatCGCAACATTGCTAGAAAGTTCTGCCGCAATGTTGCTGGAAGGTTgcgctttcgtcatgttacatgctgacgtatatacaacgttgcaacaacgttttagttgtacattgctttggaacattgcttccacgttttgtcgcaacgttgcatgaaggttgcagtttcgtcatgttacattataacgtataccaaacgttgcaacaacgttacaattgtctgttccctaaacatctCCCGCACGTTTCTTCgaaacgttgcctgaaggttgtggtttcgtcatgttactagaatcgttcatacattgttgtgaaaacgttaaatggtgacgttgtgtcgaaacattgccagaaggtttggccgcaatgttgctagaaggttgcgctttcgtcatgttacatgctgacgtatatacaacgttgcaacagcgttttattcggacattgctttggaacgttgcttccacgttttgtcgcaacgttgcatgaaggttgcagtttcgtcatgttacattctcacctataccaaacgttgcaacaatgttacaatattgtctgttccctaaacatcgcCCGCACGTTTCTTAGAAATgttgcctgaaggttgtggtttcatcatgttactagaaacgttcatacattgttgtgacaacgttatttggtgacgttgtgtcaaaacattgccagaaggtttggccgcaatgttgctagaaggttgcgcttttgtcatgttacatgctgacgtatatacaatGTTGCAACAGCGTTTTATTCGGACATTGCTTGGAACGTTGCTTCCATGTTTAACGttgcatgaaggttgcagtttcgtcatgttacattctCACTTATACCAAACGTTGCAGCAATGTCACaattgtctgttccctaaacatcgcCTGGACGTTTCTtagaaacgttgcctgaaggttgtggtttcgtcatgttactagaaacgttcatacaatgttgtgacaacgttaaatggtgacgttgtgtcgaaacattgccagaaggtttggccgcaatgttgctagaaggttgcgctttcgtcatgttacatgctgacgtatatacaacgttgcaacatcgttttattcggacattgctttggaacgttgcttccacgttttgtcgcgttttgtctgttccctaaacatcgcCGCACGTTTCTCATAGAAACATTGCCTGAAGGTTGCGCTTACGTAAATACAACATTGCAACAATGtatcaatattggacattgtTTACGAACGTTGCTTCCACGATTTGTCGCAACATTGCAACGTTGCAACAATGCTACAATTTTCTGTTCCAATAACATCACCCAGACGTTGTTTTAGAAACGTTGCGTGAAGGTTGCATTGTCGTCACGTTACTGAGTAACCTATATAAAATGTTGCAACAACGTTTAATGGTGACGTTGTATCGCAACATTGCGAGAAGGTTTTGCCTCAAGGTTGCCTAAAGGTTGCACTTTCATCATGTTACATactgacgtatatacaacgttgcaacaacgtATCAGTTGGACGTTGTTTTGGAACGTTGCTGTCACGGTTTTGTCGCAACATTGCCTGAAGTTGCAGTTTCAATTTCATGTTAGATTGTAACTTATACACGTTGCAACAatgatacaatattttgttccctGTTTATAACATCGTCCAGACGTTTTTCTAATAGAAACGTTGCCTGAGGTTGATGTTTCGTCAAGCCAAAAGTTATACATACTTACTGAGTTTTGAGAGCACAGTGACAAGAtgctaaaattcaacattttggcgggtaattttgttcttgttttttggatTGAAAAATGCTTTTAACCCTAAGTTAAGGTAGCTGATGGGACATCTCAAACTAAATTTTGTGCAAATCCCATGTTGCATTAACATTTTACAAGCAAAAAGCTATACATACTCactgggttttgagagcacagtgacaatatgctaaaattcaacaaatttactgcagtaaaaactgcattcaaacccaagtcaaactatagtgaatctgcagtattTAAGAAGTAATACTGTAGTATTTCTACTCTTAGTTTACTGTAAATCCACTTTAATtttactgcaataaaaactacagtaatactgcagtatccttgtagtaaaacaatggtaatttttttgataataatacaaatttactgcagtaaaaactgcatccaaacccaagtcaaactatagtgaatctgcagtattTTAGAAGTAATACTATAGTGTCTCTACTCTTAGTTTACTTtagattcactttaactttactgcaataaaaactgcagtaatactgcagtatccttgtagtaaaacaatggtagtttgtttgataatactttaaatttactgcagtaaaaactgcatcaaaccccaagtcaaactatagtgaatctgcagtGTTTTAGAAGTAATACTAAAGCATTTCTACTCTTATTTTACTGtagattcactttaactttactgcaatAGAAATTGCAGTAATACcgcagtatccttgtagtaaacaatagtagtttgtttgataatactttaaatttactgcagtaaaaactgcatcaaaaccctagtcaaactatagtgaatctgcagtattATAGAAGTAATACTGTAGTATTTCTAACCATGGTTTACTGtagattcactttaactttactgcaatGATAACAGCAGCAATTctgcagtatccttgtagtaaaacaattgttttttgtgcATGAAACTATAAGCTATGGTAATACGAAAGTATCATTGTCGCACTTAGAATGTTTTCAGAAGATGGATGCTGTCAGTACATATTATAGTCATGTagaaaagtttatttaaaaattggcgTCCCCACTTTTCTATAGAACTTTTAAGGTTATTGTCTATAGAAATCAGTTTCCTTCGCCGCCTGTAGAATTCTAGTTTTCTATGGATCTAAATTCtagtataaaaacttttattttcaaaagagtCCCATTTCAGGTTGTCTAATATTCTATAGAACTTAGACTTAGtttcttttataaatatatccataaacaaacaacaaaactgttcaaAAGTAGAATCCCAACTTCTCCATTTTATAgaattctaaaaaaataataagcttTCTATTATGGGTCTGTTTCAGGTTGTCTATATTCTATGGAACTGAGTTTCTattgtgaacatttaaaaaaattaaaacttctCAAAAGTAGAATCCCACATTTAATACTTCCCATCCACAACCcctcccccgcccccccccccccctgagctAGTTCCCAATTCTTTGGTAGCTTCGAAAAATAATGACTGGACATTTTTccatcaatagagggcgctatatgatAGTTGTGTGTAAAACGGTCGGCACCCAGACTTCGCGCATGTAAACTGAACAGCTATGTTATGCACAACATGTGGAGCTCCGTCTATCTATCACTCAGAGCCAGTTTCAAACCGTTTCTAACGGCCGGCGGACCAACGGATTCTAATTTCTGTGATGATGATGTTCATTGTAGTATGTTTTGGCGTAtgattattgtacattttggagGTATTTCCAGTGAATAAAGGCTGACCGTGTGGGGCTGATTAGATGTGAATTTTACAGTGAAAATTAAGAGCAAGAGAGAGTCGACGTCCGTCAGGTACCGTCGCCGTGATGATGTGGGtgatcatttttgtttggtaagtAACGTACGTACgtgtttgaaacttaaagattttcttttAGATTGTTCTTCTTCAATCCACTtccttgtaaattgtaaataaatagctttttttttactgaaacttCCGCTGGGGAACTTGGCAAGGAAGTCAGGAGAACTGTTGGAACTGTTTTTTTCTAGCCTAATGGTTGTAtagatataatttttttgtaaatagtcTACTTTACTTGCTTTGGTTTGGTTGGACTTGGAATGGAAATCTATGATGAGGGAAAGGttaacctccatggttaaagatTCATACATACTTGATACTCTGTCTGGGTCTACCCCGTACATTATAATTCAGAAAGCACTGCAGTGAGGTTAactaacttttatttaattttgttttaaaaaaactctatggtatgtttcaattttgtttgtgtttataaattTTATCCTTAGTTATTTTTGTTGGCCCTGCTTTACTTGTTTTCTTGGGTAGAAAAAGAAAACGACAATGGGTTTGACTTGCCTTGGGTCCGACATTTAAACCCAAattatatataacaaaaaattcaacattAATTGTCATGTTCATATTAATCATGACAGTATGAAGTACTTAGAGTAGAGGAGAGTAATAATGGGTATTCAAAACCTTTTTGCCTCATCTTGACTTTACGGACTGGAGAGCTGTGCAAACTTAAACCATTGAaattttctacaaatgtttcattatttctgacacatattttccaatttttttcttttacagatcTTGTGCTTCTCTGATAAAGACAACTCAATCAACATCACCATCAACAGAAGGCTGGCAATGAAGCATGGCGCGGTGTTAGGGCTACGTCTtgctcaagataattatttcaaaaagagatTAATCCTGTCCTGTGGTATTGCAAAAAAAGGTGctgcatgtatttatttacacTGCTTTCTCTCTCATTATATTTTGTACTAATTATAATCTTACAACCGTcaactgcacaaatttgtaaagaCTGCATTGAAACTGCAATAAAACTATAGTAATTATGTGGTAGCAACGGGTTATTTTGAGGTAAAATAATGCTGAAACTACAGTAACAGTGTAGTTTTACTGCAGTAAAGACTGCATTGAACATTTCGAACATTTTGGGAGGTTGCAGGAACGTTAATTTTGCACATATTGGGACGATGCTGGAACGTTTGTTTATAACATTGAGACGTTGTAGCAACGTAAGTTAACAACATAATTGGGAGGTTGTCAGAAGGTTAATTTTGGATGTGGTATGGACGTTGGCTTACAACGTTAGAGacaacgttgtcacaacatcaAGAAGAGTCCACACAAATTCGTTACCACAACGTTACACATCAACGTTGCAACAACAGAAAATGTACAGATGCAACAACGTTCTCGCAACGTTTTTTTAAGACGTTGCTGGAACGTTAACTTACAACATTGAGACGTTGTAGGAACGTTAGTTAACAACATATTGTGACGTTGTCAGAAAGTTAATTTTGGATGTGGTATGGACGTTGGCTCACAACGTTAGAGacaacgttgtcacaacatcaAGGAGAGTCCACACAAATTCGTTGTCACAACATTACACATCAACGTTGCCACAACAAAAAAGTAACGTTGTAACAACGTTCTCGCAACGTTTTTTGGTTAGCTGGGTGGCTGCACCAAGGTGTATTGCctaagtttatttttattttatgcaagtttgcccaaaacaaggctaaaagccactctaggttaacgtgctacaaggaagaaaacgtagaaatgcagaaactcggttgagctgaaggtaggaattcaGCTCTAGCAGGAACTTCGCTGTGTGTAACTTTAAAACTAGCCCCAGTGGCCATGACCTTGTCAGTCTAGTTCGATACAATCACtcatgcatggaggtagaatcaaTCATCCTTATCCAGGGCTTAGTGTTTCCTCCATGGTCTGTGGGAGGCATATGGAAAGTTTTTAACAGGGCAAGGGTAATCGTTAGGAAAACGAACATCTCGGAGTGGGGAAAGAGAAACGTTTTAACAAGAAAGTTGACTgactataataattatgttcatAGAGTGTATTATCATCAATGCTGCTCCTGTCAATGCTCCTCACGACATGCCGGTGTGGCAGGTGGATCTGTTCTCCCAGATATGTTGTTGCCCTCAATACAGTGAATTGGCCTGGACCCGTGCATGTTCCTTGCTCTTTTATGTGCTTTCTATCAAATCCGAGTACACCCACACACCGGTAAAATATTCGTATTATGCGCACCACCATTCACGCAAATCGGGTCATTTTTGTGTTGCATCATCTG
The nucleotide sequence above comes from Asterias rubens chromosome 12, eAstRub1.3, whole genome shotgun sequence. Encoded proteins:
- the LOC117298051 gene encoding PP2C-like domain-containing protein CG9801 gives rise to the protein MAGHGQFFTGLFRRRRSNSVAGEARSKTTAAEQVVKVRPQQGGGSDSNGRRLSLSDPTRRRNIPPSHTGMSRGLLDKLKIRLSFSPDLPRIYSSGKSYNELPRKKLAPFNRDILASYSGPDGGLTNNGSNHVGNGHAVTSSSTDPHGNGVQKNDNCNRVDNQHNGLAARWKTRNNKAYGMSLSLYEYVDKDSGKCTGDPIADVFAIRTTSNSCIMALADGVGWGQGARTAARCAVKGSMEYMWVTLRAKKTSFTTIDVFKCMRDSLDRAQECILSQNGCLTTLCLAVVADIISEDTKSQKAVCVVSVGDSLAFVRSQKHGVKEVTIATREYNTHRNIRFCDGALGPCVGEEPDLTNLTFSYTTAEEGDIVFLTSDGVSDNFDPVIARKAVANTDFKSRKSRAESIFGEDLWEAGSWSMPAISPMERQAGMTQSMEVIIRDSVIPSEDPFSASNLCSKLLDHVVKLTEKKRDAHEATNRIVGACESEKLDSSTVTTGKEALYRLSRNHPGKLDHATVVAYVVGHPSSPESEGQPQASRRSIEMMVEGDFMQHIPSNQFDLLGGNPHIGGLISLMD